One Oncorhynchus kisutch isolate 150728-3 linkage group LG11, Okis_V2, whole genome shotgun sequence genomic region harbors:
- the LOC109881094 gene encoding carbohydrate sulfotransferase 2-like — MRGKQYHRQLKLTAPWENDAGYGRKLRTHRNHTKIIAQPGIVMKVLRRKRIVLFIAYFLLLVLTMLNLANYKWTKVPQQCNHQMRSASYQGRSDIRFLYRPYLAKKRQLLYVLTTWRSGSSFFGELFNQHPEVFFLYEPMWHIWQKLYPGDAVSLQGAARDMLSSLYRCDLSVFQLYNSPGGKNFTSLGLFGASLNKVVCSYPLCSAYRKEVVGMVDDKVCKKCPPQSLRLLEEECLKYSTIVIKGVRILDVNVLAPLMEDPSLDVKVVHLVRDPRAVANSRIKSRHGLIRENLQVVRSRDPKLRRIPFVDPNHKANKKDGSDYHSIGAMEVICDRTSRTLRTALNPPSWLKGKYMAVRYEDLVEDPVKILRNIYRFANLTTNHDIESFALNMTGGSSSSSKPFIVSSRNATQAASAWRTVLSIQQIKQVEDYCHHSMVVLGYDRVRTAGEAKDLRKSLLTVSKL; from the coding sequence ATGAGAGGGAAACAATACCATCGACAACTGAAGTTGACAGCGCCTTGGGAGAATGATGCTGGCTACGGGAGAAAGCTCAGAACGCACAGGAACCATACAAAGATAATAGCTCAGCCCGGCATCGTGATGAAGGTGCTACGCAGAAAGCGGATTGTGTTGTTTATAGCCTATTTCTTGCTGCTAGTGCTGACCATGCTGAACTTGGCCAATTACAAATGGACTAAAGTGCCCCAGCAGTGCAATCACCAGATGAGGAGTGCTTCCTATCAAGGCAGGTCAGACATCCGGTTCCTCTACAGACCATATCTGGCTAAGAAGAGACAGTTGCTCTATGTTCTGACCACATGGAGGTCTGGGTCCTCCTTTTTCGGGGAGCTGTTTAACCAACATCCTGAAGTGTTCTTCCTCTACGAACCCATGTGGCACATCTGGCAGAAGCTGTACCCGGGAGACGCTGTGTCTTTGCAAGGAGCAGCCAGGGACATGCTCAGCTCTTTATACCGCTGTGATCTCTCTGTGTTCCAGCTGTACAACAGCCCAGGTGGAAAGAACTTTACCTCCCTAGGACTCTTTGGGGCCTCCCTGAATAAGGTGGTGTGCTCCTACCCTCTGTGCTCCGCCTACAGGAAAgaggtggtggggatggtggacGACAAGGTGTGTAAAAAGTGCCCACCTCAAAGCCTTAGACTACTGGAGGAGGAGTGCCTCAAGTACAGCACTATCGTTATTAAAGGGGTGCGTATCCTGGACGTGAACGTTCTAGCCCCCCTCATGGAGGACCCGTCGCTGGACGTGAAGGTAGTGCACCTGGTCAGGGACCCCCGGGCCGTGGCCAACTCCAGGATCAAGTCCCGACACGGGCTGATCCGGGAGAACCTGCAGGTGGTCCGCAGCAGGGACCCTAAGCTCCGCAGGATCCCCTTCGTCGACCCCAACCACAAAGCCAACAAGAAGGACGGCTCGGACTACCACTCCATCGGAGCCATGGAGGTGATCTGTGACCGCACCTCCCGGACCCTGAGGACGGCCTTAAACCCTCCCAGTTGGCTCAAAGGGAAGTACATGGCCGTGCGCTATGAGGACCTGGTGGAGGATCCTGTGAAGATCCTGAGGAACATCTACCGCTTCGCCAACCTCACCACCAACCACGACATTGAGTCGTTTGCTCTGAACATGACAGGCGGGTCTAGTTCGTCCTCCAAGCCGTTCATAGTGTCCTCCAGGAACGCCACTCAGGCTGCCAGCGCATGGAGAACAGTGCTCAGCATCCAGCAGATCAAACAGGTGGAGGACTACTGTCATCACTCCATGGTTGTCCTGGGTTACGACAGAGTCAGGACGGCCGGGGAGGCCAAGGACCTCAGGAAGTCTTTACTGACTGTCTCCAAACTGTGA
- the LOC109881097 gene encoding procollagen C-endopeptidase enhancer 2: protein MSFMPRSQNRRTGAWSVHPTMWRICSIFCAWGVLSLTEVCAQSLLGSRRRPTFTCGGNITEDSGVVGSLGYPGVYPPNTKCVWRITVPEGKVVVLSFRFIDLESDNLCRYDYVDVYSGHASGQRLGRFCGTFRPGALVSTGNKMLIQMVSDANTAGSGFLAVYSAAEPHERGDQYCGGHLDKPFGSIKTPNWPEKDYPAGVTCSWHIVAPKNQIIEVKFEKFDVERDNYCRYDYVAIFNGAEVNDAKRIGKYCGDSPPAPVFSEGNQLLIQFLSDLSLTADGFIGHYKFRPKKLPTTPVPLTTTTPAATTRPIPLKYSVGLCQQKCKRSGTVESNYCTSDFVITGTVITAVVRGGSVYATISIINVYKESNLAIQQAGKTMSTKIIVLCKKCPFIRRGLNYIFMGSADEDGKGKIAPHHFVMAFKAKNQRGLNVLRTKRC from the exons ATGTCATTCATGCCACGGAGCCAAAACAGGCGAACTGGTGCCTGGTCCGTTCACCCGACAATGTGGAGAATATGCAGTATTTTTTGCGCTTGGGGTGTCCTGTCTTTGACAGAGGTCTGCGCGCAGTCTCTACTGGGGTCACGACGGAG ACCAACGTTTACATGCGGAGGCAATATAACGGAGGATTCTGGGGTCGTTGGGAGCCTCGGTTATCCAGGGGTGTATCCCCCAAATACCAAATGTGTTTGGAGAATCACG GTCCCTGAGGGTAAAGTGGTGGTCCTGTCCTTCCGCTTCATTGACCTGGAGAGTGACAACCTGTGTCGCTATGACTACGTAGATGTGTACAGCGGCCATGCGAGTGGCCAGAGGCTGGGTCGCTTCTGTGGGACCTTCAGGCCAGGCGCCTTGGTCTCCACCGGCAACAAGATGCTAATTCAGATGGTGTCTGATGCCAACACGGCTGGGAGTGGCTTCCTGGCGGTGTACTCGGCTGCCGAGCCGCACGAGAGAG GGGACCAGTACTGTGGAGGTCATCTGGATAAACCATTCGGGTCAATTAAAACCCCTAACTGGCCTGAGAAGGACTACCCTGCTGGGGTCACCTGCTCATGGCACATAGTGGCTCCTAAGAACCAG ATCATTGAGGTGAAGTTTGAGAAGTTCGATGTGGAAAGAGACAACTACTGTCGCTACGACTACGTGGCCATTTTCAACGGGGCAGAGGTCAACGATGCCAAGAGGATCGGGAAGTACTGTGGCGATAGCCCCCCAGC TCCAGTATTCTCTGAAGGTAACCAGCTCCTGATCCAGTTCCTCTCAGACCTCAGTTTGACTGCAGATGGGTTCATCGGCCACTACAAGTTCAGACCTAAGAAGTTACCCACCACCCCGGTACCACTGACCACCACAACCCCAGCTGCTACCACCAGACCCATAC CTCTGAAGTACTCTGTAGGTCTGTGCCAGCAGAAATGCAAAAGAAGTGGAACCGTTGAGAGCAACTACTGTACCAGTGACTTCG TGATAACAGGAACTGTCATCACGGCGGTGGTGCGAGGAGGCAGCGTGTACGCCACCATCTCCATCATCAACGTCTACAAAGAAAGCAACCTGGCCATCCAGCAGGCCGGCAAAACCATGAGCACCAAGATCATCGTCCTCTGCAAGAAGTGTCCGTTCATCAGACGAG GCCTCAACTACATCTTCATGGGCTCAGCGGACGAGGATGGGAAGGGGAAGATCGCCCCACATCACTTCGTTATGGCCTTCAAGGCCAAGAACCAGAGGGGCCTCAACGTACTGAGGACCAAACGCTGCTAA